A window of the Leucothrix mucor DSM 2157 genome harbors these coding sequences:
- a CDS encoding cation diffusion facilitator family transporter, whose protein sequence is MSQESRIDQRYQATQKATLVGVGVNIILALSQLIGGFITQSQALVADGFHTLSDLVTDFVVLIAAKMASKDPDDDHPYGHERIETIATVVLGLALGGVGIGIALNAVDRLQNPERLLQPGVWAIALAVLGVVCKEGLYRYTYKLGKKYNSSLLKANAIHHRSDAISSVMVAIGVSASVIFSIPWLDALAAIAVAVMIFYMGAKLILDSAMELVDTAWESDKVEEMLTLIRGISGVQSAHMLRTRKMSANVLVDVHIEVSPHISVSEGHHIAERVMAKLKKAYDEVSDIMVHIDPEDDETAAPSRFLPDRNNIMKQIQPVLDECGLEGAINNIVLHYLDGQIEVELDLTKPIDQSTLIQLTQQCTAIEGIRTVQAKQCLTIEN, encoded by the coding sequence TTGAGTCAGGAGTCACGTATAGACCAACGCTACCAAGCCACTCAAAAAGCGACGCTGGTTGGCGTTGGCGTTAATATCATACTGGCACTCTCCCAGCTGATTGGGGGCTTCATTACCCAATCGCAGGCCTTGGTAGCGGATGGTTTTCACACGCTGTCCGATCTGGTCACTGACTTTGTCGTATTAATCGCCGCCAAAATGGCCAGCAAAGACCCTGATGATGACCACCCTTACGGCCATGAGCGGATTGAAACCATTGCTACCGTAGTACTTGGGCTGGCTTTGGGTGGTGTTGGTATTGGCATTGCGCTCAATGCCGTTGATCGACTGCAAAACCCGGAACGCTTATTGCAACCCGGTGTTTGGGCGATCGCGCTAGCGGTACTTGGTGTCGTCTGTAAAGAAGGCCTGTACCGTTACACCTACAAGCTTGGTAAAAAATACAACTCAAGCCTGCTAAAAGCTAATGCCATTCACCATCGCAGCGATGCTATTTCATCCGTGATGGTGGCTATTGGTGTTTCTGCCAGCGTGATTTTCTCAATTCCTTGGTTAGATGCACTGGCTGCTATCGCAGTTGCGGTCATGATCTTCTATATGGGCGCTAAGCTAATTCTGGATAGCGCCATGGAATTAGTGGATACCGCATGGGAAAGCGACAAGGTTGAGGAAATGCTGACTTTGATTCGTGGTATTTCCGGCGTGCAAAGCGCTCACATGCTCCGCACCCGAAAGATGAGTGCCAATGTGTTAGTCGATGTTCATATCGAAGTATCGCCGCATATCAGTGTTTCCGAAGGTCATCATATTGCTGAGCGGGTAATGGCTAAACTTAAAAAGGCCTATGATGAAGTCAGCGATATCATGGTTCACATTGACCCTGAAGATGATGAAACCGCCGCACCGTCACGCTTTTTGCCCGACCGTAACAATATTATGAAACAGATTCAGCCTGTGCTTGATGAGTGTGGACTTGAGGGCGCGATCAATAATATAGTACTTCACTATCTGGACGGTCAGATTGAAGTGGAACTGGATCTGACCAAGCCCATCGACCAGTCAACCCTAATTCAGCTGACGCAGCAATGCACGGCAATAGAGGGTATTCGCACTGTTCAAGCCAAGCAATGCCTAACAATCGAGAATTAA
- a CDS encoding BolA family protein has product MSISNEAVEALILKGIEDASVTVTGDGYKYETTVISNAFANLSKVKRHQLVYSSVNEAITSGELHALTITALTPEEVA; this is encoded by the coding sequence ATGAGTATCAGTAACGAAGCCGTTGAAGCCCTAATCCTGAAAGGAATTGAAGATGCTTCTGTGACCGTCACCGGTGATGGTTATAAGTATGAAACCACTGTAATTAGTAATGCTTTTGCCAACCTGAGCAAAGTAAAGCGCCATCAGCTGGTGTATTCCTCGGTTAATGAGGCGATCACTTCCGGTGAGCTGCACGCCTTAACCATTACTGCATTGACCCCAGAGGAAGTCGCTTGA
- a CDS encoding Crp/Fnr family transcriptional regulator yields MGPNKQELANTISATSPKFCEALTRDEIEIFVAFTRYREIEAEAILCEVGTISDEFFLITSGEIVLFRDEMGKEIEIGRLGAGTFTGHMSFFDREPRTIRLRGSANGATLLGITRPMYKRLCIEHPFVGANLLESIVLSIDSLLRSTSREVSTLYQKLNSPD; encoded by the coding sequence ATGGGGCCTAATAAACAAGAACTCGCGAACACCATCAGCGCGACTAGCCCAAAGTTCTGTGAAGCACTAACACGTGATGAAATTGAAATATTTGTCGCCTTTACCCGCTATCGGGAAATTGAGGCAGAAGCCATACTGTGTGAAGTCGGTACGATTAGTGATGAGTTTTTCTTAATCACCAGCGGTGAGATCGTTTTATTTCGGGATGAGATGGGTAAAGAGATTGAAATTGGGCGCTTAGGGGCCGGAACATTCACTGGGCATATGTCATTTTTTGATCGCGAACCTCGTACTATTCGCTTGCGTGGCTCGGCGAATGGCGCTACTTTGCTGGGCATTACCCGCCCGATGTACAAGCGCTTGTGTATTGAGCACCCCTTTGTTGGTGCCAATTTGCTGGAGAGTATCGTCTTGAGTATCGATAGCTTATTGCGATCAACCAGTCGTGAAGTGTCCACCTTGTATCAAAAACTTAATTCTCCGGACTGA
- a CDS encoding YbjQ family protein codes for MLISNLEVIPDRRVVKHLGLVQGSSVRAKHVGRDIMASIKNLFGGELVGYTELLSESREEAMERLTAQATAVGANAVLNVRFSTSSVAQGAAEIYVYGTAVILE; via the coding sequence ATGTTGATATCTAATCTAGAAGTGATTCCGGATCGTCGGGTGGTTAAACATCTGGGGCTGGTGCAGGGGAGCTCGGTGCGTGCTAAGCATGTGGGGCGCGATATTATGGCCAGCATTAAAAACCTGTTTGGTGGTGAGCTGGTTGGCTATACCGAATTACTGTCTGAATCGCGTGAAGAGGCAATGGAGCGTTTAACGGCCCAAGCGACTGCGGTGGGTGCGAATGCAGTGTTGAATGTACGCTTTTCGACCTCAAGCGTGGCACAAGGTGCCGCAGAAATCTACGTCTACGGGACGGCTGTCATTCTGGAGTAA
- a CDS encoding YbjQ family protein: protein MIFQIIIFLVLMVAGYLIGSYLERRHYRSIIQREAQYRNVVAVASRQLPDDGAEYTQRLVTGNVTVSVDYFKRFLATLHNIFGGRITSYESLLDRARREAILRMKAEAAALKSPLVLNVKYETASIYKGSGNGIGSVEVLAYGTAMIPKASNHGV from the coding sequence ATGATTTTTCAGATTATTATTTTTCTGGTACTCATGGTCGCAGGCTATTTAATTGGTAGCTACCTTGAGCGGCGGCATTATCGTTCGATTATCCAGCGAGAAGCGCAGTATCGAAATGTGGTTGCGGTGGCGAGTCGTCAATTGCCGGATGATGGCGCGGAGTATACGCAACGCTTGGTGACGGGCAATGTCACCGTATCGGTAGATTATTTCAAACGATTCTTGGCAACCCTGCATAATATTTTTGGCGGTCGTATTACTTCTTATGAGAGTTTGTTGGATCGGGCTCGACGTGAAGCTATTCTAAGAATGAAAGCTGAAGCGGCGGCGCTGAAGTCTCCTTTAGTACTCAATGTGAAGTATGAAACAGCTTCTATTTATAAAGGTAGCGGCAATGGAATTGGCTCGGTTGAGGTGTTGGCTTATGGCACTGCAATGATTCCGAAGGCTAGTAACCATGGAGTATGA
- a CDS encoding M48 family metallopeptidase has protein sequence MEYENPEIPEGINTTSTHPLKNLAVLLGGLLVLLVLGAWLMGMTGAYLAAKIPYSQELRLAEQYAEPVAAFTPIERYLQQLADQVGRSMELPSGMKITVHYVDEGVDNAFATLGGNVFLYRGLLEKLLNENALAMLIAHEAAHVLHRDPIVSVGQNAAISVGLMVVLGDTGASGILGSAGLLTQLQFSRSMENKADEAGLLAVQRIYGHLGGALDLYRVLESISDANPVNPPAFFSTHPVSEARFSHLSELIAENGWSANGDVQALPESFSVWMTDR, from the coding sequence ATGGAGTATGAAAACCCGGAAATTCCAGAGGGAATCAATACCACCTCAACGCATCCGCTGAAAAATCTTGCGGTGCTGTTGGGTGGTTTATTGGTGTTGTTGGTATTAGGCGCTTGGTTGATGGGAATGACGGGGGCATATCTGGCCGCTAAAATCCCTTATTCACAAGAGTTACGGTTGGCTGAGCAATATGCAGAGCCGGTGGCTGCGTTTACTCCAATAGAGCGCTATTTGCAGCAATTAGCGGATCAGGTCGGGCGCTCGATGGAGTTACCGTCCGGTATGAAAATTACAGTTCATTATGTCGATGAGGGTGTTGATAATGCCTTTGCGACCTTGGGTGGTAATGTGTTTTTATACCGTGGCCTGCTTGAAAAGCTACTCAATGAAAATGCTCTGGCGATGTTGATTGCTCATGAGGCCGCTCATGTTCTGCACCGTGACCCGATTGTGTCTGTCGGTCAGAACGCAGCAATATCTGTGGGCTTGATGGTGGTGCTCGGTGATACGGGGGCTTCGGGAATATTGGGTAGCGCAGGCTTACTCACACAGCTCCAGTTTAGCCGCAGCATGGAAAACAAGGCCGATGAAGCAGGCTTGCTCGCTGTGCAGCGCATTTATGGCCACCTTGGTGGTGCTCTGGACTTGTATCGGGTATTGGAATCAATTAGTGATGCTAATCCCGTAAATCCTCCCGCTTTTTTCTCCACTCATCCGGTTAGCGAGGCGCGATTTAGTCATTTGTCTGAATTAATTGCTGAAAATGGTTGGAGCGCTAATGGTGATGTTCAGGCCTTGCCTGAGTCATTTTCTGTATGGATGACAGATAGATAG
- the rnd gene encoding ribonuclease D: protein MYQYIDNPQALTEFVSRIRNQPWIVIDTEFIRERTYYPQLCLIQIAAGDDMACIDPIALTDLSELYEVFHDPNVIKVFHAAQQDLEILYYGSGQVPSPIFDTQPAASILGIGDQIGYAGLVEQVLGVSLAKAESRTDWSRRPLSQAQLEYAIDDVRYLQQLYPTILSMLEKGGRLKWPKRDFDRLTNSETYQLNARTRWQKVKGLQNLNRRQLSVLRELAAWREEEAAKRNRPRRWIIGDEVLVDLARIQPSDVDGIQAIRGVNADQAKKYAQPWFDCMAAGLELPEAEWPQMKRRKKPTPENDALAELLMLVIRLEAERHDITPSAITSKKQVVDMLEEGRTTLSEDWRGELVNDAIVKVLEKQTVLGVESGKAQLLDWPE from the coding sequence GTGTATCAATATATAGACAATCCACAGGCTCTGACTGAGTTTGTTTCCCGTATCCGTAATCAGCCTTGGATTGTGATCGACACTGAGTTTATTCGTGAGCGTACTTATTATCCGCAGCTGTGCCTGATTCAAATTGCAGCTGGCGATGATATGGCGTGCATCGACCCGATTGCCTTGACCGATTTATCAGAGCTGTACGAAGTATTTCACGATCCTAATGTGATCAAGGTATTTCATGCCGCACAGCAGGATCTGGAGATTCTGTATTATGGCAGCGGGCAAGTACCATCCCCAATTTTTGATACGCAGCCTGCCGCGTCTATTTTAGGCATTGGCGATCAGATTGGTTATGCAGGGTTGGTGGAGCAAGTGCTTGGTGTGAGTTTGGCTAAAGCCGAGTCGCGCACCGATTGGTCGCGTCGACCTTTGAGTCAGGCGCAGCTCGAATATGCGATTGATGATGTGCGCTATTTGCAGCAACTCTACCCAACGATTCTCTCAATGCTTGAAAAAGGTGGTCGTCTGAAATGGCCAAAGCGTGATTTTGATCGCCTGACTAATTCTGAAACCTATCAACTTAATGCCCGCACCCGTTGGCAGAAAGTGAAAGGACTGCAGAATTTAAACCGTCGTCAACTGTCTGTATTACGTGAACTAGCGGCTTGGCGTGAAGAAGAAGCCGCCAAGCGTAATCGTCCGCGCCGTTGGATTATTGGTGATGAAGTCTTAGTTGATTTAGCGCGTATTCAACCTTCTGATGTGGATGGTATTCAAGCCATTAGAGGCGTTAATGCGGATCAGGCTAAAAAGTATGCCCAGCCTTGGTTTGATTGCATGGCAGCAGGCTTAGAATTGCCGGAAGCAGAATGGCCTCAGATGAAGCGCCGTAAGAAACCAACGCCAGAGAACGATGCATTGGCTGAACTATTGATGCTGGTGATTCGTTTAGAAGCCGAGCGTCACGATATTACGCCATCAGCCATTACCAGTAAAAAACAAGTTGTCGATATGCTGGAAGAAGGGCGGACTACTTTATCTGAAGATTGGCGTGGCGAGCTGGTGAATGATGCCATTGTTAAAGTACTGGAAAAGCAAACGGTATTAGGCGTCGAGAGTGGTAAAGCTCAGCTGCTAGATTGGCCGGAATAG
- the aroC gene encoding chorismate synthase, with translation MSGNSFGKLFTVTSFGESHGLAIGCIVDGCPPGMALTESDIQGDLDRRRPGTSRHTTQRREPDEVQILSGVFEGKTTGAPIALVIQNVDQRSKDYSELMDRFRPGHADYTYYRKYGFRDYRGGGRSSARETAVRVAAGSIAKKYLLERHGVKIRGYLSQLGPIKAEAFDWNEVEQNPFFCPDASKVPEMESFMDALRKEGNSIGAKISVIASGVPVGLGEPVFDRLDADLALAMMSINAAKGVEIGAGFDCVTQKGTEHRDEITMDGFLSNHAGGILGGISSGQDVIVHTAFKPTASMRLPGRTVGLDGEPKEVITKGRHDPCVGIRATPICEAMMALTLMDHLLRHRAQNADVTTSLPEIPAQA, from the coding sequence ATGTCTGGAAATAGCTTCGGAAAATTATTCACAGTGACCTCGTTCGGAGAGAGTCATGGTTTGGCCATTGGTTGTATTGTTGATGGTTGCCCGCCGGGAATGGCGTTGACAGAGTCGGATATTCAGGGGGACTTAGATCGTCGTCGTCCGGGTACTAGCCGTCACACTACGCAGCGACGCGAACCGGATGAGGTGCAGATCTTATCGGGTGTGTTTGAGGGGAAAACCACCGGTGCACCGATTGCGTTGGTTATTCAAAATGTGGATCAGCGCTCTAAAGATTACTCCGAACTTATGGACCGCTTTCGTCCTGGCCATGCGGATTATACGTATTACCGTAAATATGGCTTCCGTGATTATCGCGGTGGCGGCCGCTCTTCTGCGCGTGAAACCGCAGTGCGTGTTGCGGCAGGTAGTATAGCCAAAAAATACCTTCTGGAGCGTCATGGAGTAAAGATTCGTGGCTACCTTTCTCAACTCGGCCCGATAAAAGCAGAAGCCTTTGACTGGAATGAAGTTGAGCAGAATCCATTTTTCTGTCCGGATGCCAGTAAAGTACCAGAAATGGAAAGTTTTATGGATGCCTTGCGTAAAGAAGGCAATTCCATTGGGGCAAAAATTTCAGTGATTGCCAGTGGCGTGCCTGTTGGCTTAGGTGAGCCTGTTTTTGATCGTTTGGATGCAGACTTAGCTTTGGCCATGATGAGTATTAATGCAGCTAAAGGCGTTGAGATTGGTGCGGGTTTTGACTGTGTGACTCAAAAAGGGACCGAGCACCGTGATGAGATTACGATGGATGGGTTTTTGAGTAATCATGCTGGTGGTATTTTGGGTGGTATTTCTTCTGGGCAGGATGTGATCGTACATACTGCATTTAAACCAACAGCCAGTATGCGCTTACCCGGCAGAACAGTTGGGCTGGATGGAGAGCCAAAGGAAGTAATTACCAAAGGGCGTCATGACCCTTGCGTTGGAATTCGTGCCACACCAATTTGTGAGGCAATGATGGCTTTGACCTTGATGGATCATTTGCTTAGGCATCGTGCGCAGAATGCTGATGTGACGACTAGCTTGCCAGAGATTCCTGCTCAGGCGTGA
- a CDS encoding prepilin peptidase, translating to MIHLAQGASLRGKHMQLLTLLQHSPVFLMLVVGIFSLLVGSFLNAAIHRIPIMLQREWDAECLAHVNEDNPDYVPAQTERFNLFVPRSACPTCNHQISALENIPVISYLMLRGKCKGCKTAISAQYPIIEILTALLSVGIAWKFGYGWQMMSILVFSWTLIALAMIDAKTMLLPDSLTLPLMWLGLVVNYNGIIVDLHSAVLGAMAGYLSLWGVFQLFRLITGKDGMGYGDFKILAAIGAWGGWQILPFTIFASALLGAVIGTIALKMQRKKNSHPIPYGPWLALAGMIGLIWRDEIIRAMVAYFRL from the coding sequence ATGATTCATCTGGCGCAGGGCGCGTCATTACGGGGCAAGCACATGCAATTACTTACACTCTTACAACATAGCCCAGTTTTTCTGATGCTGGTTGTTGGGATATTTTCGCTACTGGTCGGCAGCTTTCTAAATGCTGCTATTCATAGAATCCCTATCATGCTACAACGCGAATGGGATGCTGAATGTCTCGCACACGTGAATGAAGACAATCCTGATTACGTACCAGCACAAACTGAGCGATTTAATCTCTTCGTGCCTCGCTCCGCCTGCCCAACGTGCAATCATCAGATTTCTGCACTAGAAAACATTCCAGTCATTAGCTATCTGATGCTTCGTGGTAAGTGTAAAGGCTGCAAAACAGCAATCTCAGCACAGTACCCAATAATCGAAATATTAACCGCATTGCTATCCGTAGGAATAGCTTGGAAATTCGGTTATGGCTGGCAAATGATGAGTATTCTGGTATTTAGCTGGACATTGATCGCACTAGCCATGATTGACGCTAAAACCATGCTTTTGCCTGACAGTCTAACTCTGCCGCTAATGTGGCTCGGACTGGTAGTCAACTATAACGGTATTATCGTTGACCTACACAGTGCCGTACTAGGCGCTATGGCTGGCTACTTATCGCTATGGGGAGTTTTTCAGTTATTTCGCCTCATCACCGGCAAAGACGGTATGGGCTATGGAGACTTTAAGATTCTAGCGGCGATTGGTGCTTGGGGCGGTTGGCAAATCCTACCCTTCACGATCTTCGCATCTGCCCTACTTGGCGCGGTAATTGGAACGATTGCACTGAAAATGCAACGCAAGAAAAACAGTCACCCTATTCCGTACGGCCCTTGGTTAGCGCTAGCTGGAATGATCGGATTAATCTGGCGCGACGAAATTATTCGGGCAATGGTTGCTTACTTCAGGCTGTAG